One Tiliqua scincoides isolate rTilSci1 chromosome 9, rTilSci1.hap2, whole genome shotgun sequence DNA segment encodes these proteins:
- the ATP13A2 gene encoding polyamine-transporting ATPase 13A2 isoform X1 produces the protein MSADSGKLLGTPQPNYRTIQRSPPKPYMEVSGYQSKTWKIVLCHVFTLFTLGVPLIAFHWAPRLAIRAKCSRCPLRHADWVVIRDEFGQYFTARVRTEQIEGGSLEPHLLTGRDDNKSSVAIGVLEGDSGDTVGLHQKEEEEDEKNIIRYFHFEGLRYIWIEKRQSYCQASVLDEHQTCSDIHLSRGGLSTQEQSARRKVYGPNQIDVPVKSYLRLLIDEVLNPFYLFQVFSVTLWFCETYYYYAVCIVLISAVSIAVSLYETKKQSTTLQNMVTMSVSVKIHTASGEERTVSSTDLVPGDCIVIPADGTLVPCDAALLTGECVVNESMLTGESVPVMKTPLPEGPPGASPVYSPEEHKRHTLFCGTRVIQARSYVGTEVLALVTRTGFCTEKGDLISSILYPKPVNFKFYKDAMKFVLFLAVLAGVGTTYSIFILIRNQVPIGQIVLRALDVITVVVPPALPAAMTVGTIYAQSRLKKRGIFCISPPRINLCGKVCLVCFDKTGTLTEDGLDIWGVVPQENGCFLPLVHELRCMADGPLHRCLATCHALSLLQDQLIGDPVDLKMLESTGWAQEAPEGAEAEVRAAQLFGTRVLVVMQPPALGEQTHSVKCTVPLGVLRRFPFSSALQRMSVVVKPPGSSSPSEAYMKGAPEMVASLCQKDSVPADFSQVLRQYTSDGFRVLGLACKPMAAVQTFEGAQELTRSSVESGMVFLGFLVMKNVLKAETAPVIHSLRNAEIRTIMVTGDNMLTAVNVARSCRMVEAKEHVVFVSAAPPSQDKPAALKFIPSDHPTEQPEVSYQEERYFLAQHPCHLALNGKSFAVVSEHFPDLLPKILLQATIFARMSPDQKTLLVRSLQELNYCVGMCGDGANDCGALKAADVGISLSEAEASVASPFTSRIANIECVPIVIREGRCSLVTSFVIFKYMALYSLVQFVSVLLLYTINTNLSDLQFFFFDLVITSSVAVLMGRTAPAAELGAERPQGALISVVVLGSLLLQTGLVIAIQAVAYLVTVSQGWYVPLNHTVTAPENLPNYENTVVFCISGFQYLILAVAMSKGQPFRKPLYTNVLFLIVLIFLFGLMTWLTLYPLGFMTLLDLKRIDDMKFKVVLLALATLHFFTAFVVETGLDHGLLNCVRKLRRKKTSKKLFKRLKNELRQQQVPWPPLNESLFATAKISISTR, from the exons ATAGCGGCAAGCTGCTGGGCACACCCCAGCCAAACTACAGGACCATCCAGCGGAGCCCTCCAAAGCCCTACATG GAAGTCAGCGGCTACCAGAGCAAGACCTGGAAGATTGTCCTGTGCCACGTCTTCACCTTGTTCACGCTGGGAGTCCCTCTGATTGCCTTTCACTGGGCACCGCGCCTTGCAATCCGTGCCAAGTGCAGCCGCTGCCCGCTCCGCCATGCTGACTGGGTGGTCATTCGG GACGAGTTTGGGCAATACTTCACGGCAAGGGTGCGAACGGAGCAGATCGAGGGAGGCAG CCTGGAGCCACACCTTCTGACTGGAAGAGATGACAACAAAAGCAGCGTCGCGATTGGGGTGTTGGAGGGCGACAGCGGAGACACAGTTGGGCTGCatcagaaggaggaagaggaggatgag AAAAACATCATTCGCTACTTCCACTTTGAGGGTTTGCGCTACATCTGGATTGAGAAGCGGCAGTCATACTGTCAAGCCAG CGTCTTGGATGAACACCAGACCTGTTCAGACATCCACCTTTCCCGTGGTGGGTTGAGCACCCAAGagcaaagtgccag GAGGAAGGTTTATGGACCGAACCAGATAGATGTACCAGTCAAATCTTATCTCAGGTTGCTGATAGATGAG GTATTGAACCCGTTCTACCTCTTCCAGGTTTTCAGCGTCACCTTGTGGTTCTGTGAGACCTACTACTACTATGCTGTCTGCATTGTCCTCATCTCCGCCGTCTCGATTGCCGTCTCTCTCTATGAGACAAAGAAG caaagcaCGACCCTGCAAAACATGGTGACGATGTCAGTCAGTGTGAAGATCCACACGGCCTCTGGAG aggAGAGgacagtgagttccacagacctcgTGCCTGGGGACTGCATCGTCATACCTGCGGATGGGACTCTGGTGCCTTGTGATGCCGCCCTACTCACTGGAGAGTGTGTGGTCAATGAGAGCATGCTGACTG GAGAAAGTGTCCCGGTGATGAAAACGCCTCTGCCTGAAGGTCCGCCAGGCGCCAGCCCTGTCTATTCCCCGGAGGAGCATAAGCGGCACACGCTGTTCTGTGGGACGAGGGTCATCCAGGCACGATCCTATGTGGGCACAGAGGTCCTGGCCTTGGTGACCCGCACAG GCTTTTGCACAGAGAAAGGAGACCTGATCAGCTCCATCCTCTATCCTAAGCCAGTGAACTTCAAGTTTTACAAGGATGCCATGAAGTTTGTCCTCTTCCTGGCCGTTCTGG ctGGTGTTGGCACCACCTACAGTATCTTCATCTTGATTCGAAATCAG GTCCCCATTGGGCAGATTGTTCTCCGCGCCCTTGATGTCATCACAGTAGTCGTCCCTCCTGCCCTGCCGGCTGCCATGACAGTGGGCACCATCTATGCCCAGAGCCGGCTGAAGAAGCGGGGCATCTTCTGCATCAGCCCCCCTCGCATCAACCTCTGCGGGAAGGTTTGCCTAGTCTGCTTTGACAAG ACAGGGACCCTCACCGAGGATGGCCTGGACATCTGGGGGGTGGTGCCCCAGGAGAACGGCTGCTTCCTGCCCCTGGTGCACGAGCTCCGCTGCATGGCTGATGGCCCGCTCCACCGTTGCCTGGCCACATGCCACGCCCTCTCTCTGCTCCAGGACCAGCTTATTGGAGACCCTGTCGACCTGAAGATGCTGGAGTCCACTGGTTGG GCTCAGGAGGCACCTGAAGGAGCTGAGGCAGAAGTGCGAGCAGCACAGCTGTTTGGGACCCGAGTTCTGGTGGTGATGCAGCCGCCGGCACTTGGGGAGCAGACACACAGCGTG aAATGCACCGTCCCGCTGGGTGTCCTCCGCCGCTTTCCCTTCTCCTCAGCCCTGCAGAGGATGAGTGTTGTGGTGAAGCCCCCGGGCAGCAGTAGCCCCTCAGAGGCCTACATGAAGGGGGCGCCAGAGATGGTGGCCAGCCTGTGCCAGAAAGACTCAG TCCCTGCAGACTTCTCCCAGGTGCTGCGCCAGTACACCAGCGATGGGTTCCGGGTCCTGGGGCTCGCCTGCAAGCCCATGGCTGCCGTCCAGACCTTCGAAGGAGCTCAGGAGCTGACAAG GAGTTCAGTGGAGAGCGGGATGGTCTTCCTTGGATTCCTGGTGATGAAGAACGTCCTCAAAGCAGAGACTGCTCCAGTGATCCACTCGCTGCGCAACGCAGAGATCCGCACCATTATGGTGACCG GGGACAATATGCTGACGGCCGTGAATGTGGCCAGGAGCTGCCGGATGGTGGAGGCAAAGGAGCATGTGGTTTTCGTGAGCGCTGCGCCACCCAGCCAAGACAAGCCTGCTGCCCTCAAATTCATCCCGTCAGATCACCCCACCGAGCAGCCAGAG GTCTCGTACCAGGAGGAGCGCTACTTCCTGGCACAGCACCCCTGCCACCTGGCCCTGAACGGGAAGTCCTTCGCTGTTGTCTCCGAGCACTTTCCGGACCTCTTGCCGAAG ATATTGCTCCAGGCAACCATTTTTGCCCGAATGTCGCCTGACCAGAAGACGCTCCTGGTTCGCAGCTTGCAAGAGCTGAA CTACTGCGTGGGGATGTGCGGAGATGGTGCCAATGACTGCGGGGCCCTGAAGGCAGCCGACGTGGGGATCTCCCTCTCTGAAGCAGAGGCCTCCGTCGCATCACCCTTCACTTCCCGCATTGCCAACATCGAGTGTGTGCCCATCGTCATCCG AGAAGGCCGGTGTTCTCTGGTCACCTCCTTTGTCATCTTCAAGTATATGGCCCTCTACAGCCTTGTGCAGTTCGTCTCAGTTCTCTTGCTCTATACG ATCAACACCAACCTGAGCGACCTGCAGTTCTTCTTCTTCGACCTGGTCATTACATCCTCAGTGGCAGTGCTGATGGGCAGGACGGCCCCCGCAGCAGAGCTGGGTGCAGAGCGCCCACAAGGGGCTCTGATCAGTGTTGTGGTCTTGGgcagcctcctcctccagacGGGCCTCGTCATTGCCATCCAGGCTGTGGCCTACCTCGTCACTGTCTCTCAAGGCTG GTATGTCCCCTTGAATCACACGGTGACGGCCCCTGAGAACCTCCCCAATTACGAAAACACTGTTGTGTTCTGCATCTCGGGATTCCAGTACCTCATCCTCGCAGTTGCCATGTCCAAAGGCCAGCCCTTTCGGAAGCCCCTGTACACAAACG TCCTCTTCTTGATTGTCCTCATCTTCCTCTTTGGCCTGATGACATGGTTGACCCTGTACCCGCTGGGCTTCATGACTCTGCTGGATCTGAAGAGGATCGATGACATGAAGTTCAAGGTCGTTCTGCTGGCGCTGGCCACCCTGCACTTCTTCACAGCCTTCGTGGTGGAG aCCGGTCTTGATCACGGACTCCTGAATTGTGTTCGGAAGCTGCGCCGCAAGAAGACTTCTAAGAAGCTCTTCAAGAGGCTGAAGAATGAACTCCGGCAGCAGCAGGTGCCGTGGCCGCCCCTCAACGAGTCTCTCTTCGCCACTGCCAAGATCTCCATCTCCACCAGATGA
- the ATP13A2 gene encoding polyamine-transporting ATPase 13A2 isoform X2, giving the protein MSADSGKLLGTPQPNYRTIQRSPPKPYMEVSGYQSKTWKIVLCHVFTLFTLGVPLIAFHWAPRLAIRAKCSRCPLRHADWVVIRDEFGQYFTARVRTEQIEGGSLEPHLLTGRDDNKSSVAIGVLEGDSGDTVGLHQKEEEEDEKNIIRYFHFEGLRYIWIEKRQSYCQASVLDEHQTCSDIHLSRGGLSTQEQSARRKVYGPNQIDVPVKSYLRLLIDEVFSVTLWFCETYYYYAVCIVLISAVSIAVSLYETKKQSTTLQNMVTMSVSVKIHTASGEERTVSSTDLVPGDCIVIPADGTLVPCDAALLTGECVVNESMLTGESVPVMKTPLPEGPPGASPVYSPEEHKRHTLFCGTRVIQARSYVGTEVLALVTRTGFCTEKGDLISSILYPKPVNFKFYKDAMKFVLFLAVLAGVGTTYSIFILIRNQVPIGQIVLRALDVITVVVPPALPAAMTVGTIYAQSRLKKRGIFCISPPRINLCGKVCLVCFDKTGTLTEDGLDIWGVVPQENGCFLPLVHELRCMADGPLHRCLATCHALSLLQDQLIGDPVDLKMLESTGWAQEAPEGAEAEVRAAQLFGTRVLVVMQPPALGEQTHSVKCTVPLGVLRRFPFSSALQRMSVVVKPPGSSSPSEAYMKGAPEMVASLCQKDSVPADFSQVLRQYTSDGFRVLGLACKPMAAVQTFEGAQELTRSSVESGMVFLGFLVMKNVLKAETAPVIHSLRNAEIRTIMVTGDNMLTAVNVARSCRMVEAKEHVVFVSAAPPSQDKPAALKFIPSDHPTEQPEVSYQEERYFLAQHPCHLALNGKSFAVVSEHFPDLLPKILLQATIFARMSPDQKTLLVRSLQELNYCVGMCGDGANDCGALKAADVGISLSEAEASVASPFTSRIANIECVPIVIREGRCSLVTSFVIFKYMALYSLVQFVSVLLLYTINTNLSDLQFFFFDLVITSSVAVLMGRTAPAAELGAERPQGALISVVVLGSLLLQTGLVIAIQAVAYLVTVSQGWYVPLNHTVTAPENLPNYENTVVFCISGFQYLILAVAMSKGQPFRKPLYTNVLFLIVLIFLFGLMTWLTLYPLGFMTLLDLKRIDDMKFKVVLLALATLHFFTAFVVETGLDHGLLNCVRKLRRKKTSKKLFKRLKNELRQQQVPWPPLNESLFATAKISISTR; this is encoded by the exons ATAGCGGCAAGCTGCTGGGCACACCCCAGCCAAACTACAGGACCATCCAGCGGAGCCCTCCAAAGCCCTACATG GAAGTCAGCGGCTACCAGAGCAAGACCTGGAAGATTGTCCTGTGCCACGTCTTCACCTTGTTCACGCTGGGAGTCCCTCTGATTGCCTTTCACTGGGCACCGCGCCTTGCAATCCGTGCCAAGTGCAGCCGCTGCCCGCTCCGCCATGCTGACTGGGTGGTCATTCGG GACGAGTTTGGGCAATACTTCACGGCAAGGGTGCGAACGGAGCAGATCGAGGGAGGCAG CCTGGAGCCACACCTTCTGACTGGAAGAGATGACAACAAAAGCAGCGTCGCGATTGGGGTGTTGGAGGGCGACAGCGGAGACACAGTTGGGCTGCatcagaaggaggaagaggaggatgag AAAAACATCATTCGCTACTTCCACTTTGAGGGTTTGCGCTACATCTGGATTGAGAAGCGGCAGTCATACTGTCAAGCCAG CGTCTTGGATGAACACCAGACCTGTTCAGACATCCACCTTTCCCGTGGTGGGTTGAGCACCCAAGagcaaagtgccag GAGGAAGGTTTATGGACCGAACCAGATAGATGTACCAGTCAAATCTTATCTCAGGTTGCTGATAGATGAG GTTTTCAGCGTCACCTTGTGGTTCTGTGAGACCTACTACTACTATGCTGTCTGCATTGTCCTCATCTCCGCCGTCTCGATTGCCGTCTCTCTCTATGAGACAAAGAAG caaagcaCGACCCTGCAAAACATGGTGACGATGTCAGTCAGTGTGAAGATCCACACGGCCTCTGGAG aggAGAGgacagtgagttccacagacctcgTGCCTGGGGACTGCATCGTCATACCTGCGGATGGGACTCTGGTGCCTTGTGATGCCGCCCTACTCACTGGAGAGTGTGTGGTCAATGAGAGCATGCTGACTG GAGAAAGTGTCCCGGTGATGAAAACGCCTCTGCCTGAAGGTCCGCCAGGCGCCAGCCCTGTCTATTCCCCGGAGGAGCATAAGCGGCACACGCTGTTCTGTGGGACGAGGGTCATCCAGGCACGATCCTATGTGGGCACAGAGGTCCTGGCCTTGGTGACCCGCACAG GCTTTTGCACAGAGAAAGGAGACCTGATCAGCTCCATCCTCTATCCTAAGCCAGTGAACTTCAAGTTTTACAAGGATGCCATGAAGTTTGTCCTCTTCCTGGCCGTTCTGG ctGGTGTTGGCACCACCTACAGTATCTTCATCTTGATTCGAAATCAG GTCCCCATTGGGCAGATTGTTCTCCGCGCCCTTGATGTCATCACAGTAGTCGTCCCTCCTGCCCTGCCGGCTGCCATGACAGTGGGCACCATCTATGCCCAGAGCCGGCTGAAGAAGCGGGGCATCTTCTGCATCAGCCCCCCTCGCATCAACCTCTGCGGGAAGGTTTGCCTAGTCTGCTTTGACAAG ACAGGGACCCTCACCGAGGATGGCCTGGACATCTGGGGGGTGGTGCCCCAGGAGAACGGCTGCTTCCTGCCCCTGGTGCACGAGCTCCGCTGCATGGCTGATGGCCCGCTCCACCGTTGCCTGGCCACATGCCACGCCCTCTCTCTGCTCCAGGACCAGCTTATTGGAGACCCTGTCGACCTGAAGATGCTGGAGTCCACTGGTTGG GCTCAGGAGGCACCTGAAGGAGCTGAGGCAGAAGTGCGAGCAGCACAGCTGTTTGGGACCCGAGTTCTGGTGGTGATGCAGCCGCCGGCACTTGGGGAGCAGACACACAGCGTG aAATGCACCGTCCCGCTGGGTGTCCTCCGCCGCTTTCCCTTCTCCTCAGCCCTGCAGAGGATGAGTGTTGTGGTGAAGCCCCCGGGCAGCAGTAGCCCCTCAGAGGCCTACATGAAGGGGGCGCCAGAGATGGTGGCCAGCCTGTGCCAGAAAGACTCAG TCCCTGCAGACTTCTCCCAGGTGCTGCGCCAGTACACCAGCGATGGGTTCCGGGTCCTGGGGCTCGCCTGCAAGCCCATGGCTGCCGTCCAGACCTTCGAAGGAGCTCAGGAGCTGACAAG GAGTTCAGTGGAGAGCGGGATGGTCTTCCTTGGATTCCTGGTGATGAAGAACGTCCTCAAAGCAGAGACTGCTCCAGTGATCCACTCGCTGCGCAACGCAGAGATCCGCACCATTATGGTGACCG GGGACAATATGCTGACGGCCGTGAATGTGGCCAGGAGCTGCCGGATGGTGGAGGCAAAGGAGCATGTGGTTTTCGTGAGCGCTGCGCCACCCAGCCAAGACAAGCCTGCTGCCCTCAAATTCATCCCGTCAGATCACCCCACCGAGCAGCCAGAG GTCTCGTACCAGGAGGAGCGCTACTTCCTGGCACAGCACCCCTGCCACCTGGCCCTGAACGGGAAGTCCTTCGCTGTTGTCTCCGAGCACTTTCCGGACCTCTTGCCGAAG ATATTGCTCCAGGCAACCATTTTTGCCCGAATGTCGCCTGACCAGAAGACGCTCCTGGTTCGCAGCTTGCAAGAGCTGAA CTACTGCGTGGGGATGTGCGGAGATGGTGCCAATGACTGCGGGGCCCTGAAGGCAGCCGACGTGGGGATCTCCCTCTCTGAAGCAGAGGCCTCCGTCGCATCACCCTTCACTTCCCGCATTGCCAACATCGAGTGTGTGCCCATCGTCATCCG AGAAGGCCGGTGTTCTCTGGTCACCTCCTTTGTCATCTTCAAGTATATGGCCCTCTACAGCCTTGTGCAGTTCGTCTCAGTTCTCTTGCTCTATACG ATCAACACCAACCTGAGCGACCTGCAGTTCTTCTTCTTCGACCTGGTCATTACATCCTCAGTGGCAGTGCTGATGGGCAGGACGGCCCCCGCAGCAGAGCTGGGTGCAGAGCGCCCACAAGGGGCTCTGATCAGTGTTGTGGTCTTGGgcagcctcctcctccagacGGGCCTCGTCATTGCCATCCAGGCTGTGGCCTACCTCGTCACTGTCTCTCAAGGCTG GTATGTCCCCTTGAATCACACGGTGACGGCCCCTGAGAACCTCCCCAATTACGAAAACACTGTTGTGTTCTGCATCTCGGGATTCCAGTACCTCATCCTCGCAGTTGCCATGTCCAAAGGCCAGCCCTTTCGGAAGCCCCTGTACACAAACG TCCTCTTCTTGATTGTCCTCATCTTCCTCTTTGGCCTGATGACATGGTTGACCCTGTACCCGCTGGGCTTCATGACTCTGCTGGATCTGAAGAGGATCGATGACATGAAGTTCAAGGTCGTTCTGCTGGCGCTGGCCACCCTGCACTTCTTCACAGCCTTCGTGGTGGAG aCCGGTCTTGATCACGGACTCCTGAATTGTGTTCGGAAGCTGCGCCGCAAGAAGACTTCTAAGAAGCTCTTCAAGAGGCTGAAGAATGAACTCCGGCAGCAGCAGGTGCCGTGGCCGCCCCTCAACGAGTCTCTCTTCGCCACTGCCAAGATCTCCATCTCCACCAGATGA